The Chthonomonadales bacterium genome includes a region encoding these proteins:
- a CDS encoding inorganic phosphate transporter: MPELPLLVVMIVALALAFDYINGFHDTANAIATVVSTRVLTPRAAILMAAVLNFIGAIHSTTVARTIAAGLVNPVHATQVVILAAILGAIVWNLITWRWGIPSSSSHALIGGLCGAAAIHGGLGAIQWQGLTDKVLLPLIGSPIAGFALGFLIMGVLFAALRNANPGRVGGAFRHLQLLSAASVAFTHGQNDAQKSMGIITMALIAHGMLSAPTVPTWVIVACATAMALGTSAGGYRIIRTMGHRIIRLEPVHGFAAETSAATVIFAASHFGMPLSTTHVVAGSIFGVGASKRLSAVRWGVAQSMVVAWVLTIPAAALTAALAYGAMVAAGMR, translated from the coding sequence ATGCCTGAGCTACCGCTGCTCGTCGTGATGATCGTGGCGCTGGCGCTCGCGTTCGACTACATCAACGGTTTCCACGACACCGCGAACGCGATCGCGACCGTCGTTTCCACGCGCGTTCTCACGCCGCGCGCCGCCATCCTGATGGCCGCCGTGCTCAACTTCATCGGCGCCATCCACTCGACGACGGTCGCCAGGACGATCGCGGCCGGTCTGGTGAACCCCGTTCACGCCACGCAGGTGGTCATCCTGGCCGCCATCCTCGGCGCCATCGTCTGGAACCTCATTACCTGGCGCTGGGGCATCCCGAGCAGCTCGTCGCACGCGCTCATCGGCGGGCTGTGCGGGGCCGCGGCCATCCATGGTGGGCTCGGGGCCATCCAGTGGCAGGGGCTCACCGACAAGGTGCTTCTCCCGCTGATCGGCTCCCCGATCGCCGGCTTCGCGCTCGGGTTCCTTATCATGGGGGTCCTGTTCGCGGCGCTGAGGAATGCCAACCCCGGACGGGTTGGCGGCGCGTTCCGGCACCTGCAGCTCCTCTCGGCGGCGTCCGTGGCCTTCACGCACGGCCAGAACGACGCGCAGAAGAGCATGGGCATCATCACGATGGCTCTCATCGCCCACGGCATGCTCTCGGCCCCCACCGTGCCGACGTGGGTGATCGTAGCGTGCGCGACGGCGATGGCGCTCGGCACCTCGGCGGGCGGCTATCGCATCATCCGGACGATGGGGCACCGAATCATCCGGCTTGAGCCGGTCCACGGCTTCGCTGCCGAGACGTCGGCCGCCACGGTCATTTTCGCCGCCAGCCACTTCGGTATGCCGCTCAGCACCACGCACGTCGTGGCGGGGAGCATCTTCGGGGTCGGCGCCTCCAAGCGGCTCTCGGCCGTGCGGTGGGGCGTCGCGCAGTCGATGGTGGTGGCGTGGGTGCTGACCATCCCGGCCGCCGCCCTGACCGCGGCGCTCGCCTATGGGGCGATGGTGGCGGCCGGGATGCGCTGA
- a CDS encoding alpha-L-rhamnosidase N-terminal domain-containing protein — MDWHARWIWEDGAARPRDRYVYFRREMDLPAVGPGGARARVCADSRYKLWVNGAFACHGPARGDARHVCYDEPILDGLLRPGRNAVAALVSFPGIGTCSAMVGRPGFLFQCRMEHEAGGTVMATNAEWRCLAAPYVPGADRMSIQLPFPEDFDACAEPEGWTEPGFDDSRWRPAFEVSDAEGGLWQGLRPRDIPLPAYRAGPAARLFYAARRIACADRARPGETPAEAMARATHLAPANDGAVAPAPDGTLTIAPTPPGVGLSVALDFGRELSGFAWLEADAASEMCVEVGYSERVEDDGTVNPDHSGGCDVHYADRVRLRPGPQRWESFHPRALRYMRLDFREVPKPLVVRCGVQTSGYPVEPRGAFECSDALLNRIWEVGRETAALCMDDAFMDCPWRERGQWLADARVQALVAAYAFGDHALARRAWIQFAESQQALDAFDGGAAPPPHHAEPWIKGLYPAAPPFDTVLPTFGCIWLSAAWEHFLLTGDQALLGVLWPAVDRLVRLLATKESPDGLLHNLPGWVFVDWAQLDPRGEATHVNAFYYAGLRAAARIARAVGRRDRGEDLDLRAAGVRDAVNDLLWNAARGVYADARVDGALSTVVSEQANLLCVATGLAEPEQATRVLEAFGGGAAPEASVRIATPYFAFYRMRALYAAGRDAEALDDTRREWGPMLARGATAFWEQYEPRWSLCHAWSAAPTYDLPAEVAGIRPLQPGFEEFTVHPRPADLTWMRAVVPTVRGDIRLAWHQRTDRPFVDAMGAAAPPAHTEPAIALYLTVPRGARAHVALPVHGVTDPVIGINGAILFACGARADALGARHLSVEDGLLRFEAPPGRFDVEVRRGGP; from the coding sequence GTGGACTGGCACGCACGCTGGATCTGGGAGGACGGCGCGGCGCGGCCGCGTGACCGATACGTCTACTTCCGACGCGAGATGGACCTGCCTGCGGTTGGGCCAGGCGGCGCCCGGGCGCGCGTATGCGCCGACAGCCGCTACAAGCTATGGGTGAATGGCGCCTTCGCCTGCCACGGACCGGCCCGCGGCGACGCGCGCCACGTCTGTTACGACGAGCCCATCCTCGACGGCCTCCTTCGGCCTGGTCGCAACGCGGTGGCAGCTCTCGTCTCGTTCCCCGGCATCGGCACGTGCTCGGCGATGGTGGGCCGGCCGGGCTTCCTGTTCCAGTGCCGCATGGAGCACGAGGCAGGCGGGACCGTGATGGCCACGAACGCCGAGTGGCGGTGCCTGGCCGCGCCCTACGTGCCTGGCGCCGACCGCATGAGCATTCAGCTTCCGTTTCCCGAGGACTTCGACGCATGCGCCGAGCCCGAGGGTTGGACGGAGCCTGGCTTCGACGACTCGCGCTGGCGGCCGGCGTTCGAGGTGAGCGACGCCGAGGGCGGCCTCTGGCAGGGCCTGCGCCCCCGCGACATTCCGCTGCCGGCCTACCGCGCGGGCCCGGCGGCGCGCCTCTTCTATGCGGCGCGCCGCATAGCGTGCGCCGACCGCGCCCGACCCGGCGAGACGCCAGCGGAGGCGATGGCGCGGGCCACGCACCTCGCCCCCGCGAACGACGGGGCCGTCGCGCCAGCGCCAGATGGGACGCTCACCATCGCACCGACCCCGCCTGGCGTCGGCCTATCGGTCGCTCTGGACTTCGGTCGCGAGCTGAGCGGCTTCGCCTGGTTGGAGGCCGACGCGGCGAGCGAGATGTGCGTCGAGGTGGGCTACAGCGAGCGCGTCGAGGACGACGGGACCGTGAACCCGGACCACTCTGGCGGCTGCGACGTGCACTACGCCGACCGCGTGAGGCTGCGGCCCGGCCCGCAGCGATGGGAATCGTTCCACCCGCGCGCCCTCCGCTACATGCGTCTCGACTTCCGCGAAGTGCCGAAGCCGCTCGTCGTGCGCTGCGGCGTCCAGACATCTGGTTACCCGGTGGAACCGCGGGGCGCGTTCGAGTGCTCCGACGCCTTGCTCAACCGTATATGGGAAGTGGGGCGCGAGACGGCCGCGCTCTGCATGGACGACGCGTTCATGGACTGCCCGTGGCGCGAGCGCGGTCAGTGGCTCGCCGATGCGCGCGTACAGGCCCTCGTGGCGGCCTACGCCTTTGGCGACCACGCTCTGGCGCGCAGGGCGTGGATCCAGTTCGCCGAGAGCCAGCAGGCGCTCGATGCCTTCGACGGAGGCGCCGCGCCGCCGCCGCACCACGCGGAGCCCTGGATCAAGGGGCTCTATCCAGCCGCGCCGCCGTTCGACACCGTGCTGCCGACCTTTGGCTGCATCTGGCTGAGCGCCGCCTGGGAGCACTTCCTTCTCACCGGCGACCAGGCGCTGCTCGGTGTGCTCTGGCCGGCGGTCGATCGGCTCGTGCGGCTTCTGGCGACGAAGGAGAGCCCCGACGGGCTCCTTCACAACCTGCCGGGATGGGTCTTCGTGGACTGGGCCCAACTCGACCCGCGCGGCGAGGCGACCCACGTCAACGCGTTCTACTACGCAGGTCTTCGGGCGGCGGCGCGCATCGCCCGGGCGGTCGGCCGGCGGGACCGCGGCGAGGATCTGGACCTGCGAGCGGCCGGCGTGCGCGACGCCGTCAACGACCTGCTCTGGAACGCGGCACGGGGCGTCTACGCGGATGCGAGGGTCGACGGGGCGCTCTCCACCGTGGTGAGTGAGCAGGCGAACCTGCTGTGCGTGGCGACTGGCCTGGCTGAGCCGGAGCAGGCCACGCGCGTGCTCGAGGCGTTCGGCGGCGGCGCGGCCCCGGAGGCATCCGTCCGCATCGCCACGCCCTACTTCGCCTTCTACCGCATGCGCGCGCTCTATGCGGCGGGACGCGACGCCGAGGCCCTGGATGACACGCGCCGCGAATGGGGGCCAATGCTCGCGCGCGGCGCCACGGCCTTCTGGGAGCAGTACGAGCCGCGGTGGAGCCTCTGCCATGCGTGGAGCGCCGCGCCCACCTACGACCTGCCGGCCGAGGTCGCCGGCATCCGGCCGCTGCAGCCGGGGTTCGAGGAGTTCACGGTGCACCCGCGCCCGGCCGATCTCACCTGGATGCGCGCGGTGGTGCCGACGGTGCGAGGCGACATCCGCCTGGCCTGGCACCAGCGCACGGACCGACCATTCGTCGACGCGATGGGCGCGGCGGCGCCGCCGGCCCACACCGAGCCTGCCATCGCCCTCTATCTGACCGTGCCGCGCGGCGCGCGCGCCCATGTGGCGCTGCCGGTACATGGCGTGACAGACCCCGTGATCGGCATCAACGGTGCCATCCTCTTTGCCTGCGGCGCGCGCGCCGATGCGCTCGGCGCGCGCCACCTGAGCGTGGAGGACGGACTGCTCCGGTTCGAGGCGCCGCCCGGTCGCTTCGATGTGGAGGTGCGGCGCGGCGGGCCGTGA
- a CDS encoding M48 family metalloprotease encodes MLSLPPYGRARPAARRGAVLAAAFALCAVVLWGAGCKNTNFLSTRQEVNIGRQGAQAIEQQYPVEEGTPAARRVERIGQRLLEHSDRREGVPYSFRVIDKDVVNAVSLPGGPIYVFKGLLDLAGTDEDALAGVIAHELGHIDARHAAKQMSQQMAANLGIQLLLKGRTVQDVASLASDLLGLSYSRDDEYEADSRGLSYAYRAGYDPRGLLRFFEKLEKREGQGDGPEFLGTHPVTQKRVDRAQRIIETQAYRYGH; translated from the coding sequence GTGCTTTCTTTGCCACCGTACGGTCGCGCCAGACCGGCGGCCCGTCGCGGCGCGGTCCTCGCGGCCGCGTTCGCTCTCTGCGCCGTGGTGCTGTGGGGCGCCGGGTGCAAGAACACCAACTTCCTGAGTACGCGCCAGGAGGTTAATATCGGCCGACAGGGCGCACAGGCGATCGAGCAGCAGTACCCGGTCGAGGAGGGCACGCCCGCGGCGCGGCGCGTCGAGCGCATCGGGCAACGACTGCTCGAGCACTCCGACCGACGCGAGGGCGTCCCGTACTCGTTTCGCGTGATCGACAAGGATGTCGTCAACGCCGTATCGCTTCCAGGCGGCCCGATCTACGTGTTCAAGGGTCTCCTCGACCTGGCAGGCACCGACGAGGACGCGCTGGCGGGCGTGATCGCCCACGAGTTGGGGCACATTGACGCGCGCCATGCCGCCAAACAGATGAGTCAGCAGATGGCCGCCAACCTGGGAATTCAGCTTCTGCTGAAGGGACGCACGGTGCAGGACGTCGCATCGCTCGCGTCCGACCTGCTCGGCCTGAGCTACAGCCGTGACGACGAGTACGAGGCGGACAGCCGCGGGTTGTCCTACGCTTACAGGGCGGGCTACGACCCGCGGGGCCTCCTGCGCTTCTTTGAGAAGCTGGAGAAACGCGAGGGCCAGGGCGACGGCCCTGAGTTCCTGGGCACGCATCCGGTTACGCAGAAGCGTGTCGACCGCGCGCAGCGGATCATCGAGACTCAGGCGTACCGGTACGGCCACTAG
- a CDS encoding GNAT family N-acetyltransferase, whose translation MRIVEAHEGDALRTLRDEWRALVERCEGATIYQTWEWNEAWWRVFGARKRLRLLAAREGDALVGLAPLYVSRHLGTPLRRLAFVGTGLSDYLDVIAPRGVAPRVCALVLRHLAERRDHDLADLQQLRPDAAMLELGRCHREALHGAGHAILVAQEPCPYVALPPTWDEYAARLGRKMRSNIGYQERLLGRAFERVENRLAGADDLHAAMDDLFVLHQRRWRARMLPGVLGGGSRRAFHRLVAERFAERGWLRLHTLRLDGRAAAALYCFAYRGRYGYYLGGFDPELARYSPGTVLTAAAIRQAIAEGCQEFDFLRGHEPYKYRWQPEERVNHRLLLSRPRSVRSHAMLRLNHLERYVEVRAKGFAERRGRSKTE comes from the coding sequence TTGAGGATAGTTGAGGCGCATGAAGGCGACGCGCTCAGGACGCTGCGCGACGAGTGGAGGGCACTCGTCGAGCGGTGCGAGGGCGCGACGATCTACCAGACCTGGGAATGGAACGAGGCGTGGTGGCGCGTGTTCGGCGCCCGCAAGCGCCTGCGATTGCTCGCGGCGCGCGAGGGCGACGCGCTCGTCGGCCTCGCGCCCCTCTACGTGAGCCGCCACCTGGGCACGCCTCTACGGCGGCTGGCCTTCGTGGGTACTGGCCTGTCCGATTACCTCGACGTCATCGCTCCGCGGGGTGTGGCGCCGCGGGTGTGCGCGCTCGTCCTGCGCCACCTCGCCGAGCGCCGAGACCATGACCTGGCCGACCTGCAGCAGCTTCGCCCCGACGCGGCCATGCTCGAGCTTGGCCGCTGTCACCGAGAGGCTCTGCACGGTGCAGGTCATGCCATCCTCGTTGCGCAGGAGCCATGCCCCTACGTCGCGCTGCCGCCGACGTGGGACGAGTACGCCGCGCGGCTGGGCAGGAAGATGCGCTCCAACATCGGCTACCAGGAACGGCTGCTCGGCCGCGCGTTTGAGCGCGTCGAGAACCGGTTGGCCGGCGCGGACGACCTACATGCGGCGATGGACGATCTCTTCGTGCTCCATCAACGGCGCTGGCGAGCGCGAATGCTGCCCGGGGTGCTCGGCGGAGGCTCGAGGCGCGCGTTCCACCGCCTCGTGGCGGAGCGGTTCGCGGAGCGCGGATGGCTCCGCCTGCACACGCTGCGCCTTGACGGGCGCGCCGCCGCTGCCCTCTACTGCTTCGCGTACCGCGGGCGCTACGGCTACTACCTGGGCGGCTTCGACCCGGAGCTCGCGCGCTACAGCCCCGGCACCGTCCTGACCGCCGCCGCCATCCGGCAGGCGATCGCCGAGGGATGCCAGGAGTTCGACTTCCTGCGCGGGCACGAGCCGTACAAGTACCGGTGGCAGCCGGAGGAGCGCGTCAACCATCGGCTCCTGCTGTCGCGGCCGCGCAGCGTCCGATCGCACGCGATGCTGAGGCTCAACCACCTCGAGCGATACGTGGAGGTGCGCGCCAAGGGCTTTGCCGAGCGACGGGGGAGGAGCAAGACGGAATGA
- a CDS encoding glycosyltransferase: MLKIAAVLPAYNEASRIADVVRSVCMAPSIAEVIVVNDGSTDDTAARVRAVGGAVLLSLPHNQGKGGAMAAGADATDADVLVFLDADLRGLRPEHVEALVAPVKTGRVAMAVGKFHGGRRITDWSQRLAPSISGQRAIKRAVFEQIPAIACARFGVEMAITRFCRHYRVPTETVVLRGVTHPMKEEKLGFVRGWSARGRMYTEILRIMLDPRAPRRAEVTVPRLLKRLCLSHLRDRPERERLLTSLRAARDEWRRRDPP; encoded by the coding sequence ATATTGAAGATTGCCGCGGTGCTGCCTGCCTACAACGAGGCGAGCCGCATCGCCGACGTCGTGCGCAGCGTGTGCATGGCGCCGTCGATCGCGGAGGTGATCGTCGTAAACGATGGCTCGACGGACGATACGGCCGCCCGCGTGCGCGCCGTCGGCGGAGCCGTCCTGCTCAGTCTGCCGCACAACCAGGGCAAGGGCGGGGCCATGGCCGCCGGAGCGGATGCCACGGATGCCGACGTGCTCGTTTTCCTGGACGCCGATTTGCGCGGCCTGCGCCCGGAGCACGTGGAGGCGCTGGTGGCCCCCGTGAAGACGGGCCGCGTGGCGATGGCCGTCGGTAAGTTCCACGGCGGTCGCCGGATCACGGATTGGTCTCAGCGGCTCGCGCCGAGCATCAGCGGCCAGCGCGCCATCAAGCGCGCGGTCTTCGAGCAGATCCCGGCGATCGCCTGCGCGCGCTTCGGAGTTGAGATGGCCATCACCCGGTTCTGCCGCCACTACCGCGTGCCGACCGAGACGGTCGTGCTCCGCGGAGTCACGCACCCGATGAAGGAGGAGAAACTCGGCTTCGTGCGCGGATGGTCGGCGCGCGGCCGTATGTACACTGAGATCCTGCGGATCATGCTCGATCCCCGCGCGCCCCGCCGCGCGGAGGTGACGGTGCCGCGCCTTCTCAAGCGCCTATGTCTGAGCCACCTGCGCGACCGGCCCGAGCGCGAGCGCCTGCTGACCTCGCTGCGTGCAGCCCGCGACGAGTGGCGCAGGCGAGACCCGCCGTAG
- a CDS encoding SLBB domain-containing protein, with translation MRTAIDVGLVVVWLLVAGTARADLGALDPLARPTTRIGPGFTLALDVSVRGTSEEELCGQFALDGEARLQLTIGRSPIDRVRLDGATASEARARILAAIRKFFAVEPEVRVGIARIPRIRVLVEGATFRSGPLSLPVGARLSDALASTGYHPNADLERIEVRRIDADGSHILLRPNFAAALERPGDNARNDPLLRMADRIVIPVGAVPVQQRTVVVLGDVKRPGTVPYRPGMAVRDALENAQGLLPSADVERVVIRRLKGNEVLTVNAERALALAPTDNLALQPDDTVVVATRDSGLRYAVVGEVAAPRTFDYSEPVPLMRAIGDAGGLKPQADRRNVVVIRGMLRDPAAAQPMPVDLDRIARGETPDIVLGPGDMVQVSARRKASSPLIDIGMFLLRLFVF, from the coding sequence ATGCGCACGGCGATCGATGTCGGGCTCGTAGTGGTATGGCTTCTGGTGGCCGGGACAGCGCGCGCCGACCTCGGCGCGCTCGACCCGCTCGCCCGGCCGACAACACGGATCGGGCCGGGCTTCACTCTCGCGCTCGACGTGTCGGTGCGCGGCACCTCCGAGGAGGAGCTCTGCGGCCAGTTTGCACTCGACGGTGAGGCGCGGCTCCAGCTCACCATCGGTCGCAGCCCCATCGACCGGGTGCGCCTCGACGGGGCCACGGCCTCCGAGGCGCGCGCCCGAATCCTGGCCGCCATTCGCAAGTTCTTCGCCGTCGAGCCGGAGGTCCGCGTCGGCATCGCCCGCATCCCGCGGATCCGCGTGCTGGTGGAGGGCGCTACCTTCCGCAGCGGCCCGCTCAGCCTGCCCGTGGGCGCGCGCCTCTCCGATGCGCTCGCGAGCACCGGCTACCACCCGAACGCCGACCTTGAGCGAATTGAGGTGCGACGGATCGACGCAGACGGGTCGCACATTCTGCTTCGCCCGAACTTCGCGGCGGCGCTAGAGAGGCCGGGCGACAACGCGCGAAACGACCCGCTCCTGCGGATGGCCGACCGCATCGTGATCCCGGTGGGCGCAGTCCCGGTCCAGCAGCGCACCGTGGTGGTGCTGGGCGACGTGAAGCGGCCGGGGACAGTCCCCTACCGCCCGGGAATGGCGGTGCGCGACGCGCTCGAGAACGCGCAGGGCCTGCTCCCGAGCGCGGACGTTGAGCGCGTCGTGATCCGACGCCTGAAGGGCAACGAGGTCCTCACCGTCAACGCCGAGCGCGCCCTGGCGCTCGCTCCCACCGACAACCTGGCCCTCCAGCCCGACGACACGGTGGTGGTCGCGACTCGCGACTCGGGCCTGCGCTACGCGGTGGTCGGTGAGGTGGCGGCGCCGCGCACGTTCGACTACTCCGAGCCCGTGCCACTCATGCGCGCGATCGGCGACGCCGGCGGACTGAAGCCGCAAGCGGACCGGCGCAACGTCGTCGTCATCCGAGGCATGTTGCGCGACCCGGCGGCGGCCCAGCCGATGCCGGTCGATCTCGACCGCATCGCTCGCGGCGAGACCCCCGACATCGTGCTGGGGCCCGGCGACATGGTGCAGGTATCCGCGCGGCGCAAGGCATCGTCGCCGCTGATCGATATCGGCATGTTCCTGCTGCGGCTCTTCGTCTTCTGA
- a CDS encoding DUF47 family protein translates to MRLPLFAKDTSLFELLDAQAEAAHRGAAAFHAIALSWERRAEHVAAIASIEQEADELTHQLANKVDSMFVTPLDKEDLRTLSGALDDVIDTIEAATERIMLYQIPCPRPDLEPLLGILVKLTEATHHAVRCLRTLSRRDERNERLIRVHDLENQTDHAYRRSLAELFNAPDANPLLVMKWKEIYDRIEISADRCEDVAKVIESVAVKYA, encoded by the coding sequence TTGCGACTACCCCTATTCGCGAAGGATACCTCCCTCTTCGAGCTCCTGGACGCGCAGGCGGAGGCTGCCCACCGCGGGGCGGCCGCATTCCATGCCATCGCGCTATCGTGGGAGAGGCGCGCCGAGCATGTGGCCGCCATCGCCAGCATCGAGCAGGAGGCGGACGAGCTAACACACCAGCTCGCCAACAAGGTCGACTCCATGTTCGTGACACCGCTCGACAAGGAGGATCTGCGCACCCTGTCCGGCGCACTCGATGACGTCATCGACACGATCGAGGCCGCGACCGAGCGGATCATGCTATACCAGATCCCGTGCCCGCGGCCCGACCTGGAGCCGCTCCTCGGCATCCTGGTCAAGCTCACGGAGGCCACCCACCACGCGGTGAGGTGCCTGCGCACGCTCAGCCGCCGCGATGAGCGCAACGAGCGGCTCATCCGTGTGCACGACCTCGAGAACCAGACCGACCACGCCTACCGGCGCTCGCTGGCCGAGCTCTTCAACGCGCCAGACGCGAACCCCTTGCTGGTGATGAAATGGAAAGAGATCTACGACCGCATCGAGATCTCCGCCGACCGGTGCGAGGACGTCGCCAAAGTCATCGAGAGCGTGGCCGTCAAGTATGCCTGA